GTTCCCTTGCGCACCCCTGCCTTCGCCCGGACCGCCCGCCCGGCCCCGCTGCCCACCCTGGTCCTGACCGTGACGCTCTCCCTCGCCCTGGCGCTGACCGGATGCTCGGCCCAGCAGAGCAAGGCGGTCAACACCGCCGGCCGCACCATAAAGCCTGTGCCTGGCTGCGGCGAGAAGTCATGGACCGACCCGGCCCAGCTCGGCGGCGACCGCTCCCCCGCCCGCTGCGACAAGGGCGCACCCGCACCCGAGCGCCTGAAGAAACCCCGCAAGCTCACCATCGCCACCGGCACTCTGACGGCCGAGTACGTCGCTCCCCTCCAGATCGCCATCCGGAAGGGGGAGTTCAAGAAGGAGGGCCTGGACGTCGAGCTGAAGGTCCTGCCCACCCCCGAGGCGCTCCCGCTGCTCGCGAAGGGCGAGATCGACGCGCTGTGGGCCGCCCCCGAGGCGGCCGTCATCAACGGCATCAACGGAGGCTTCGACATCCGCTGGGTCGCGGGCAACTTCTCCCCCGACCCGTCTTCCAAGAGCGGCCTGTGGACCAGGGTGCGCAAGGGAGAGAAACCTACGTCGGTGCGACTGGCCGACCGAAAGATCGGCACGCTGATCGGCAAGGGGTCGGTGATCTCGTACCCCATGGACAAGATCATCGCGGCGCACGGCGCCGAAATGAAGTCGATGTCCTTCCAGCAGCTCGGCTCCTCGGACGTCCTCAGCGCCTTCACCAGCGGCGGCGTGGACGCCGCCTGGCTGCTCGACCCGGTGTGGCGCAGGGTCGACGGCGACAAGCGCTACGCGTTCCTGGGCGGACAGCCCGTCGGGGAGCCGCTGGGCGGGGCGCTGTTCGGTCCCAACCTGCTGAGCGACGACGTGGACGCGGGTGTGGCCCTGCTGCGCGGCTACATCCGCACCATCAACACCTACTTCCCCGGCGACTACAAGAAGAGCGCGCCCTTCGTGTCCCAGCTGGCCAAGGTGCTCAAACTGGACGCCAAAGTGATCAAATCCGTTCCCTCGCTCCGGATGGACTGGGAAATACGCAAGGGAACAACCGACCGGCTACAGAAGTCGTACCGCGACGCCGGAGTCACCGAGGGCAAAGCACTACCGGAGGAACGACTGGTCGACCGCAAGCTGTACGCGGAAGCGGTGGGCCACAAATCCTGACCGCATGGCGAAGGCCCCGGATCCGAGGATCCGGGGCCTTCGCCTTCAGTAGCGGGGACAGGATTTGAACCTGCGACCTCTGGGTTATGAGCCCAGCGAGCTACCGAGCTGCTCCACCCCGCGCCGTTGTGTTCACAACTCTAACCCGCCCCATCGACCTGTGCAAATCGAGCCCCGAAGGCCGCACTGGCCCCCGCGCAAAGGCGCCTCGACGGGCTCCCAGGCCGGGACAGCCCCGCCCGGGGCCCCGTCCCCGCTCGGAACGGGGCCCGGAGGCCACGCGGCGCGCGGCCTCCCCCGGGTCGTGTCTTCAAAGTCCCGTCCGCCCGGCGGGCGGGCGGGACTTTGAAGACACTCCCTAGGCGGTCAGCTCGGCCCGGAGGGCGTCGCGGAGCTTGGCGGCGCGTTCGGCCACCTCCACGGGCCCCAGCTCCACCGCGCGGGCGCACCAGAACTGCCCTTCGGACAGCTCGCCGCCCCGCGCGCTGATCAGCGCCAGCCGCAGCGCGGCCCTGCCGTGCCCGGCCTCCGCCGCCCGGGTCCACCACTGCACGGCCTCCGGCTCGCTGCCCTCGCGGGCCAGCAGCAGGCCGAGGTTGAACGCGCCGTTCGGGCTGCCCGCCTCCGCCGCCGCGCGGTACCAGCGCGCCGCGTCGACGACCTCCCCGCGTGCCGCCGCGCACATGCCCAGGCGCACCTGGGCCCTGCGGTGGCCGCGCTCGGCAGCGCGTTCATACCACTCCTCGTACTCGGGCCTGTTCGCGCTGTCGGCCGCGCCCAGCCGGTGGGCCGAACCCAGCTCGCCCCTGCGGGCGCCGCCCCGGGTGACGCGCTCCAGCAGCGCGCCGAGGCGGAAGGCGCCCTCGACGCTGCCGCCGCCCGCCGCGCACCGCAGGTGTCGCTCGGCGGTGTGCAGCTCACCCTCGCGCAGCAGCGCTATACCCACCTGGAGCGCGGCCTCGGTGTGCCCGGAGGCCGCGGCGCGCTCGTACCAGGCGCGCGCCGTACGCTCCTTGCCGCGGCCCGCGTGCAGGATGCCGAGGTTGAACGCCGCGTCGACGCTGCCCGCCTCCGCAGCCTTGGAGAACCACGGCTCGGCGCCCTCCGCGTCTCCCCGCTGGAGCAGGAGGACGGCGAGCGCGTTGGCGGCCTCCGTGTGCCCCGCGTAGGCGGCACGGCGGTACCACTGCTCGGCCTGTGCGGTACGGCCTTGGGCCGCGCACAGCAGACCGAGGTTGAAGGCGCCGTTGTCGCTGCCCGCGTCGAGCGCCACTCGGTACCAGCGCTCGGCCGCCTGCCGCTCACCGCGGTCGGCGTGCAGTGCGCCCAGCGCGTTGGCGGCGTTCCCGTCGCCGTCCTCGGCCGCGCGGCGCCACCACACGGCGGCGCTCTCCTCGTCGCCCGCGTCGCGCAGCAGGAACCCGAGCGCGCAGGCGGCCCGCGCCTCCCCGTCCTTCGCGGAGGTCAGGTACCAGCGGCCGGCCTCCTTCAGCTCGCCCCGGCGCTCCAGGATGGCTCCGAGCCGCAGTGCGGCCCGGCGGTGGCCACGCGCGGCGGCCTGCCGGTACCAGCGCTCGGCCTCCTCCTCGGCCGCGCGTCGCTCCACGGCGCCGCTGTCCCCCTTGGCGGCGGCCCGCTCGGCGCTGGTGGTCACCAGTTGCGCGACGCGGTAGGCGGCCTCCCTGTGCCCGCACTCGGCGGCGGCGCGGAACCATTCCTCCGCTCCCGCCTCCCCCCGGTGTTCGAGCAGGTCGGCGAGCGCGTAGGCGCCCAGCGGGTGCCCGGACTCGGCGGACTGCCGAAGCCAGTAGTGCGCGGCCGGCTCGTCGCCCCGCTCCCTGTGGTGCCTGCCGAGCGCGTGCGCGGCGGCTGCGGAGCCGGCGACGGCGGCAGTCCGCCACCATCCGGCGGCCTCTTCCGCGTACCCCCTCTGGTGCAGCAGGACGCCGAGGTTGTTGGCGGCGGCGCGGTCTCCCGCCGCCGTGGCGGCGCGCAGATGCGGCTCGGCGCCGTCCAGGTCCCCCCGGCGCAGCAGTTGAGCGCCCAGGACGCTGGCTGCGGTCGACTTCTCGTCGGTCGCGGCGTGCACACCGGTCTCGGTGTCTGCCGCGGTTCGCGGCGTATCAGCTTCCTCGGCGTATTCCTCCACACTCAGGCTCGGACCGGGACGCACCGGGCCCTTCAGCCTTGACTTGTCCCCCATAAGCTCCATCGTCGCACCACCTGCAACCCGCGTACACCTGGTATACCGCAGCCAGTGAGGTCACTTCAGCGGTTTGTCGACTTCCCGACGAAGAGATACCCCAAACGCGAACGTCCATGCAAACCCCGGCACAAGCGAAGAGGCCCGGAGTCTGTTGACTCCGGGCCTCGTTCGATTCAAGTAGCGGGGACAGGATTTGAACCTGCGACCTCTGGGTTATGAGCCCAGCGAGCTACCGAGCTGCTCCACCCCGCGCCGTTGTGTTCACAACTCTACACCACGATCCGGGCGGCTCTCACCACGGTTTCCCTGCTCGGAGCCCAGGGACAAAACGAACGGGCGACACGGGCGGTCAACTCGACCGTCCATGCCGCCCGTTCGGGGGCCTTCACAGGCCCGGGGCTGCCACCAGGGCTATCCGTTCTTGCCGGATCCGCCCTTGTCGGCCTCGGACGCGTCCTTCAGCGCCTCCTCCAGGGCCTTCTGCTGCTTGCCGTACTCCTGCCAGTCGCCCTTCTCCAGAGCCTTCTGACCGGCGTCGTACGCGGCCTGGGCGTCCTTGAGCGACTCATCGACCGAGGCGTTGGGCGGGTTCTTCTCCTTCTCCCCGTCCTCGCCCGGGCCCGTTCTCTCGCCGCTGTCGCCGGCTCTGCCCTTGGTGTCGAAGACCTTGTCCAACGCCTTATCGAGACTGTTCTCGAAGGCGATCTGCTCGCCGTAGGTGACCAGAACCTTCCGCATCCGCGGGTAGTTGGTGCCGGCACCGCGGACGTAGACCGGCTCCACATACAGGAGGCCGCCCTCTAGTGGCACGGTCAGCAGATTGCCGTACTCGATCTCCGAGTCCCCCCGTTTGAGGAGGTTGATCGACTCGGCGATCTCCGGATCCGAGTTGAACTTGCTCTGCACCTGCGAGGGTCCGGAGACCGTCGTATTGGGTGGCAGTCTCAGCATTCTGATCTTGCCGTACTGGTCACTTCTCGCGTCGGCGTCGATGGCCATGAAGGCCCCGAGGGTCTCGCGTTTGTTCGGGTTGAAGGTCGTCGTCAGCTGGAAGCGCTGCGCCTTCTGACCCGGCATCTTCATGCTCAGGTAGTACGGCGGGACCGCGTTGCCCTTGTGCGTCGGGTCGTCCGGGATCTGCCAGCGCTCACTGCCGCTGTAGAACTGCGACGGCGAGGTCACGTGGTAGGTCTGGAGCAGGTCGCGCTGCACCTTGAACAGATCCTGCGGGTAGCGCAGGTGATCCATCAGGTCGTCGCTGATCGCGGTCTTGGGCTTGACCGTGTGCGGGAACGCCTTCATCCACGTCTTCAGCACCGGGTCCTTCTTGTCCCACTGGTACATGTCGACGTCGCCGGTGTAGGCGTCCACCGT
This sequence is a window from Streptomyces sp. NBC_01775. Protein-coding genes within it:
- a CDS encoding ABC transporter substrate-binding protein — protein: MRTPAFARTARPAPLPTLVLTVTLSLALALTGCSAQQSKAVNTAGRTIKPVPGCGEKSWTDPAQLGGDRSPARCDKGAPAPERLKKPRKLTIATGTLTAEYVAPLQIAIRKGEFKKEGLDVELKVLPTPEALPLLAKGEIDALWAAPEAAVINGINGGFDIRWVAGNFSPDPSSKSGLWTRVRKGEKPTSVRLADRKIGTLIGKGSVISYPMDKIIAAHGAEMKSMSFQQLGSSDVLSAFTSGGVDAAWLLDPVWRRVDGDKRYAFLGGQPVGEPLGGALFGPNLLSDDVDAGVALLRGYIRTINTYFPGDYKKSAPFVSQLAKVLKLDAKVIKSVPSLRMDWEIRKGTTDRLQKSYRDAGVTEGKALPEERLVDRKLYAEAVGHKS
- a CDS encoding tetratricopeptide repeat protein; translated protein: MELMGDKSRLKGPVRPGPSLSVEEYAEEADTPRTAADTETGVHAATDEKSTAASVLGAQLLRRGDLDGAEPHLRAATAAGDRAAANNLGVLLHQRGYAEEAAGWWRTAAVAGSAAAAHALGRHHRERGDEPAAHYWLRQSAESGHPLGAYALADLLEHRGEAGAEEWFRAAAECGHREAAYRVAQLVTTSAERAAAKGDSGAVERRAAEEEAERWYRQAAARGHRRAALRLGAILERRGELKEAGRWYLTSAKDGEARAACALGFLLRDAGDEESAAVWWRRAAEDGDGNAANALGALHADRGERQAAERWYRVALDAGSDNGAFNLGLLCAAQGRTAQAEQWYRRAAYAGHTEAANALAVLLLQRGDAEGAEPWFSKAAEAGSVDAAFNLGILHAGRGKERTARAWYERAAASGHTEAALQVGIALLREGELHTAERHLRCAAGGGSVEGAFRLGALLERVTRGGARRGELGSAHRLGAADSANRPEYEEWYERAAERGHRRAQVRLGMCAAARGEVVDAARWYRAAAEAGSPNGAFNLGLLLAREGSEPEAVQWWTRAAEAGHGRAALRLALISARGGELSEGQFWCARAVELGPVEVAERAAKLRDALRAELTA